Within Brockia lithotrophica, the genomic segment GGTATCGCGCGCCCCGAGGCCGCAAGGCACCAAGCCGAATTCCCGCCCCCGTTCGAGGAGCGCGTCCCAAAGTTCCCCTACCGCCTCTGCATCGACGAAGAGCTCGAAACCGTCCTCTCCCGTGTACCCCGTGCGCGAGACGAGGAGGACGGGAACGCCGGCCACGGTCACGTTTTCGCGAAAGCGAAAGGGACGGAGGTCGTCTACCAAAGGTTCGGCAAGGTGCGAGAGGAACGAAGCGGCGCGCGGGCCTTGAAGGGCGAGGAGGCCGATGCGATCCGAGATGTCGAGAATCTGAGGGCCTCCGAGGGCGTGCTCCTTGAGCCAACGATAGACTTTGTCCGTGTTGGCGGCGTTGGCCACGACGAGGAATTCCTCGTCGTTGAGGCGATAGAGGAGCACGTCGTCCAAGATTCCACCCTGCTCGTTTAAGAAAAACCCGTACGCCGCCCGACCGACATCAAGACGAGCGACGTATTGCGTTCCGAGCTTCTCCAGGAAATCTACGGACTCCGGGCCCGAAACGAGGATTTCCCCCATGTGCGAGACGTCGAAAAGTCCCATGCGTTCGCGCACGGCGCGGTGTTCTTCCAGGATACCCGAATACTGCACGGGGAGCTCAAACCCCGCGAAGGGGACGAATTTTGCGCCCAGGGCGGCGTGTCTCGCGTACAGCGGCGTACGCCGGAGTTCCCCCATGTGCCCATGCCTCCCTGCGTGGGGATACCTGCCGGTCGGCGGTCCCATACTACGTTCGGGCTCGGCCTCGCCCTCCATCTTACGCAAAAAAGGACACGGGAGCAAAATCTCACCCGCCCACGCGACACCTCGGAACGGGAGGTACGGCGGCCGTGGAGCGAACGACTCCGGGCGATCGCATCCCTTTCCCCGCGACCTTACCCCTTCCTCCGGCACCGGGAGAGGAAGACCCCCGCGTCCCCGCGTACGTGGAAGTGCAGGTAGAAGCGGGGGCACTCGGCGAATTCCGAGCGGTAGAGCGC encodes:
- a CDS encoding Aminomethyltransferase (glycine cleavage system T protein), whose amino-acid sequence is MGELRRTPLYARHAALGAKFVPFAGFELPVQYSGILEEHRAVRERMGLFDVSHMGEILVSGPESVDFLEKLGTQYVARLDVGRAAYGFFLNEQGGILDDVLLYRLNDEEFLVVANAANTDKVYRWLKEHALGGPQILDISDRIGLLALQGPRAASFLSHLAEPLVDDLRPFRFRENVTVAGVPVLLVSRTGYTGEDGFELFVDAEAVGELWDALLERGREFGLVPCGLGARDTLRFEAGLPLYGQELAETITPLEANLERFVRWEKPVDFVGKAALLRQKEHGVPRLLVGLRVEDRGIPRTGYAVFAGDVLVGRVTSGSVAPTLGGAYAMAFVDAAYAREGTELDVDLRGRRARAVVVPLPFYRRAG